A DNA window from Castanea sativa cultivar Marrone di Chiusa Pesio chromosome 7, ASM4071231v1 contains the following coding sequences:
- the LOC142643877 gene encoding uncharacterized protein LOC142643877, with protein sequence MTYGAEVVIPLETRFPTMRTNSFTPSNNDGLLEKSLDFIEERREFFVVQLAYYQHKLKQGYNSNVRIRPLAPGNLVLRKVLGTTKNPVWGKLGPNWEGPYRITSVAGIGAYYLEDLDENVIQRL encoded by the coding sequence ATGACCTATGGAGCCGAGGTTGTAATTCCTCTCGAGACCAGATTCCCAACAATGAGGACGAACTCTTTCACTCCAAGCAACAATGATGGGCTATTAGAGAAGAGCTTAGATTTTATTGAAGAACGAAGGGAATTTTTCGTGGTTCAATTGGCCTATTATCAACACAAGCTTAAACAAGGGTACAACTCAAACGTGAGGATAAGGCCATTAGCGCCTGGGAATTTAGTATTAAGAAAGGTTTTGGGCACCACAAAAAATCCAGTATGGGGAAagttggggcccaactgggaagggccATATCGCATTACCTCGGTAGCTGGAATAGGGgcatattatcttgaagatctagatgaaaatgttataCAACGCCtctag